In a genomic window of Occallatibacter riparius:
- a CDS encoding phage tail protein: MGKPFTVNVNRFDPYKSYRFLVYFGQSTSPVAVVSKVGSLKRSSDVVEYKSGGDPIIRKGLGRTKYEAITLERGLTQDQDFVAWANASQVLDKGSPSQSLANLRKEVRIDLLNEEGQPVWRFFVHRCWVSEYQALPDLDAGSNAIAIEHIKLENEGWEQDTSLTEPQEK, encoded by the coding sequence ATGGGTAAACCGTTTACCGTGAATGTGAATCGTTTCGATCCGTACAAGAGCTACCGCTTTTTGGTGTACTTCGGGCAATCGACCTCTCCGGTCGCGGTGGTCAGCAAAGTGGGATCGCTGAAGCGGTCCTCTGATGTGGTCGAGTACAAATCCGGTGGCGATCCGATCATCCGTAAAGGCCTGGGTCGCACCAAGTATGAAGCCATCACTCTGGAGCGCGGCCTGACGCAGGACCAGGACTTCGTCGCCTGGGCCAACGCCTCGCAGGTCCTCGACAAAGGCTCCCCGAGCCAGTCGCTGGCCAATCTCCGCAAGGAGGTCCGCATCGACCTTCTCAATGAGGAAGGCCAGCCGGTGTGGCGGTTCTTCGTGCATCGCTGCTGGGTGTCGGAGTATCAGGCGCTCCCTGACCTCGATGCCGGATCAAACGCAATCGCAATTGAGCACATCAAGCTCGAAAACGAGGGATGGGAACAGGACACCTCGCTGACTGAACCTCAGGAGAAGTAG